CTGCCCTGTGACACGTCGCCGCCACCGGATGCGAGCTCCACCTCGCCGGTCCCCGTGTGCGCCGCCACATCGCCCCCGGCGACCACGTTGCCCGCCACCGCATCGGTCGCGAGAGAACCCGAAACCGGGGCCGCCCCGACCGACGCGTCCCCCGTCGCCGCAGCCGTGGACGAGGCGTCCCCCGTGCCCCGCTCGCCCTCTAACGGCACGTCCGCCATCGTCGTCCTCCCTGGTAAGTCGACGACCATGCGGCACCCCGCACCGTCGTCGATACGAATGGAACCCCCGTGCAGCTCGACGATCTCCTTCACGATGGCCAGCCCCAGCCCGGCGCCCCCGGAGTCGGCCGCCCGTCCCGTGTCCAGCCGGGAGAAGCGCTCGAACACGCGCGCCCGGGCCGAGACCGGGATCCCCGGCCCCCGGTCCGCGACCGTCAGCCGGACCCCGTCCCCTTCAGAGGTGGCGCTCACGGTGACCATCCCGTCCGGCGGGCTGTGCCGTACCGCGTTGTCGAGGAGGTTGGCCAGGACCTGGGCGAGCAGGTCCGGGTCGGCGCGCACCACCAGGTCGGCGGGTGCCGACGGCCGGATAGCGACGTCCTCGCGGGCCAGCGACGCCTCGAGGACCGCCTGCTCGAGCAGCGGCGCCAGCTCGATCGCCTCGGGCTCGATCAGCCGCACGCCGGAGTCCAGCCGCGACAGGTCCAGCAGCTGGGCCACGAGGCGGCCGAGGCGCTCGGTCTGGGAGAGCGCGGTCCGCATGGTGACGGGGTCGGGGGCGGAGACGCCGTCCACGACGTTCTCCAGGACCGCGCGCAGGCCGGTGATGGGGGTGCGGAGCTCGTGGCTGACGTTCGCGATGAGCTCGCGCCGCTGCCGGTCCACCTCGCCGAGGTCGGCGGCCATCGCGTTGAACGCCCTGGCCAGCTCCCCGACCTCGTCGCGGGACGTGGCGGTCACGCGGAGCCCGTACAGGCCCTTGGCGATCGTCTGGGCGGCGCTGGCCATCTGGCGCAGGGGCTTGGTCATCCCCATGGCCAGCACCTGCACCATGATCAACGCCAGGACCACGGCGACCGCGATGCGCACCTCGCGGGACAGGCCCGAGTTGAGCCCCACCTCGTTCACCACGAAAGCGGTCCCCACGGCCAGCACGATCACGATGCCGAGCTTGACCTTGATCCGGCCGAGGAAGTCGAGCGGCCTCATCGGCGGACCAGCGCGTAACCGACGCCGTGCACCGTGCGCACCACGTCGGAGCCCAGCTTGCGGCGCAGCGCCCGTACGTGGCTGTCCACGGTCCTGGTCGCCGCGGCCTCCGAGAAGCCCCACACGTCCGACAGCAGCCGGTCACGCTCGAAGACCTGCCCGGGCCGCTCGGCCAACCGGCGCAGCAGGTCGAACTCGGTCCTGGTGAGCTGCGCCTCCGCGCCTCCCACGAACACCCGGCGGGCCGCGGTGTCGATCTCCACCTCGCCCACCCTGATCACCGTGTCCTCGGCCGCGAGCTGGGCGGCCCGTTCGACCCTGCGCAGCAGCGCGTGGATCCTGGCCACGAGCTCGCGCATGCTGAACGGCTTGGCCAAGTAGTCGTCGGCCCCCACCCCGAGCCCGACCAGCACGTCGGTCTCCTCACCGAGCGCGGTCAGCATGAGCACGGGCACCGGCCTGGCCGCCTGCATCCGCCGGCACACCTCCAGCCCGTCGAGCCCCGGCAGCAGCCGGTCGAGGATCACCAGGTCGGGGTCCGCCCTGCCGTACTGGATCAGGGCGTCCTGCCCGTCACCGGCCACCCTGACGTCGAAGCCCTCGGCGGCCAGCCGGTTCCGTACGGCCAGCGCGATCGTCACATCGTCCTCGACCACGAGGATGCGTCGCTGCTCTGCCACGTACGAAAGCCTAGAAGCGCCCTGTGCAGACGACACTCCTAAATCTGTGCACAAACAGTGCAGACTTGCCTCGTGAACACCGCCGGATACCTCAGCCGCCTCGGCCTGTCCCACCTCCTCCACGCCCCCACCAGCGCGGACAACCTGCGGGCCCTCCACGTAGCGCACATCGAGAAGGTCTCGTACGAGGCGCTGGAGATCTGGCTCGGCCGCACCACCACCGTCGATCCCGTCGAGTCGGCGGAGCGCATCATCCGCGGGCGCGGCGGATACTGCTACCACCTCAACGGCGCGTTCTCCGAGCTGCTCAGGGCGCTGGGGTACGACGTGACCCGGCACGTCGGCGGCGTCCAGAACCGCGGCGCCGAGCCCGGCATCACCGCCAACCACCTGGTGCTCACCGTGCGCGGCCTTCCGTCGGAGGAGAATCCCGGCGGAGAGTGGCTGGTCGACGTCGGGCTCGGCGACGCGCTCCACGCGCCGCTCCCGCTGGTGGCGGGTGCGTACCGGCAGGGTCCGTTCGAGTTCGCCCTCCGCCCGTCGGAGCTCGCGCCGGGCGGCTGGCGGTTCGAGCATGATCCGGCCGGCTCGTTCCAGGGCATGGACTTCGACCCGGCACCCACGGACATGTCGGCGTTCGTCGAGATGCACCGGCAGCTGACCACGTCACCGACATCCGGCTTCGTCCGCACGGCCGCGATCCTGCGACGTGACGCGTACGGCGCGGACGTCCTGCGCGGGCTCGTGCTGAGCCGGCTCGGCGGCAGCGCCCACTCGGTCACCCTGGACGGCGCGCCGGACTACTTCGCGGCGCTGGCGGACATCTTCCTGCTGCCGCTCGACGACGTGAGCGCCGAGGAGAAGGAGAAACTCTGGCGCAAGGTGAACGACGCGCATGAGGCCTGGCTGGCCGGTGACCCATCGTGACGAACGTGCGCTATCGTGCACCTCGACATGGGTGAGACCAGGAAGTTGGCCGGCCGCTACCGGCTGCTGAACCACCTGGGCACAGGCTCCGTCCGCCTGGCCTTCGACGAGTCGGAGCACCGTGACGTCGCGGTCCGGGAGCTGCGGGTCCCGACCGAGCTGCGCGACGTCGCGCTGCAGGAGGCGCGCAGGGCGTCCGGGCTGCGGCACGCCTCGATCGTGCGGGTGCTGGACGTGGTGATCGAGGACCGCACGCCGTGGCTGGTCATGGAGTTCGTGTCAGGGGCGTCGCTGGAG
The nucleotide sequence above comes from Nonomuraea helvata. Encoded proteins:
- a CDS encoding response regulator transcription factor; translated protein: MAEQRRILVVEDDVTIALAVRNRLAAEGFDVRVAGDGQDALIQYGRADPDLVILDRLLPGLDGLEVCRRMQAARPVPVLMLTALGEETDVLVGLGVGADDYLAKPFSMRELVARIHALLRRVERAAQLAAEDTVIRVGEVEIDTAARRVFVGGAEAQLTRTEFDLLRRLAERPGQVFERDRLLSDVWGFSEAAATRTVDSHVRALRRKLGSDVVRTVHGVGYALVRR
- a CDS encoding arylamine N-acetyltransferase family protein yields the protein MNTAGYLSRLGLSHLLHAPTSADNLRALHVAHIEKVSYEALEIWLGRTTTVDPVESAERIIRGRGGYCYHLNGAFSELLRALGYDVTRHVGGVQNRGAEPGITANHLVLTVRGLPSEENPGGEWLVDVGLGDALHAPLPLVAGAYRQGPFEFALRPSELAPGGWRFEHDPAGSFQGMDFDPAPTDMSAFVEMHRQLTTSPTSGFVRTAAILRRDAYGADVLRGLVLSRLGGSAHSVTLDGAPDYFAALADIFLLPLDDVSAEEKEKLWRKVNDAHEAWLAGDPS